The DNA sequence GACCCACTGTGCACCACAATGTACTTATGAGCATGTTTGATCTGGTGCCAGCAATGTATATAATGGTTCCTGAGGCTGCTTATATGGGTTTGATTTGGAAGGGAGAAGTGGGCAAACAAAGAGGAAGGTCCAGCCTCCAAAGAATTTGATATGTGACAAATTTACATTTCCTAAACATCATTTTTCCAcgtgtaaataaattaaaaacaatGCCAGTATATCATTAAAAACAATGCTAATAATGTAAACCGTATGGCTTTCACagtgtaaataaattaaaaacaatgctaataatataaaaatccaTGCAACCAGTCCAATCCCAACCTTAATCAGACAAGATAGCAGAGGTATCAAGCACACAGGaattaatcaaattcaagatCTACTCAAGACCTCATTTCTGTACATCTCCAAACAACAATctgtcgagagagagagatgacctTCTCTGTAAATTGGGTTGGGGCTCAAACGTAGCCTAATATGAGCAAAATTCCTTCAACACTTCCCTTTGGTCTGCTATTAAAGGACTTGTGAAAAAAGGGTCTTAGGGCTTTGTGAAAAacaaccaaaggaaaaaaaaattagggtctTTTGAAAACAAGTATGTAAAAGATGAATAATAGTTGcagggatgaagaagaagatcgaaGGAGAAGAATGTCCGACTTACTTGAGAGGTCGTTTCAACGATTCCGAATGCCACAGACGAGGTTCCCTTCGGCTTTCTTGTTTCTCTCCCTGTACTCGTACCAGAGATGTCTTCAACTAGGGTTTACGGCAAACAAGAAGCAGAGCAGGTTGAAGTTATCTCTGTTTTGCCAATGACATAAAAGaacccgtttgataacgtttaatTGGAGGTATTTGATAAATTATATTCTTGAAAgttgatagtaaccagcgaaaaaATGACCACGAATCGTTTTTAAAAATggcgcctgggtcgtttcttgaactaTAAATggttagaaatttcaatttctatttctgaaaataaatgaaacaaaacagttttatcaaacgccttttgttccgtttctatccaaaaacaatagaaatacgtttcttgaaacgttatcaaacagaccCATAAACATCAAGGTTGCGTGTTTGGCAGTCATCCACAGAAACGTTTCCGTTCCATGAGAACAAAAAAGTGGAATAAGCTTTTGGTGTCAATTTGGTGTTTTCTGTCTTTTAGGAATGAAAAGGGCAAAAAATGCAAGAAACTTAAATTGATAGAATGACGAAACCTTGTTCTGTCATTTCGGTTTCgttccaaaaaccaaaaaagtgaacaactacaTTATCGTTCATGAAACAGCTTCACCAAacaccaatattttttttttaaacaacatTTTTTGACACAAACTACAAAAtatgtttttgacatgaaacgtcaTTTTTGGAACTGAATGACCACCAAACGCAGCTTTGATGtttgaagaaaaatttaaaagaaaaagaatcaaaaaccAATTCACCAGTATGAGAAAGTCAATAACATAATACATGTAATCATGGTCTGAAATATCTCCGAtattgatacgatacccttcgatacgtatcttaaatttaacctaTCGATATGatgatcgataccaatactttaatccttgatctttagcatatcttagtgtatctctgaAATGATATGAAACCCtccaatatgtatcttaaatttaaccgatCAATATGACaatcgatatcgatactttaatccttaccTATAATAGACTTATTGAATTTGCACAAGAAAAGATAACCAAATCCACACACCCCTTTACAACTTGCTGAGTCAACTGAGTATTATGAATGACAATATTCCCTGTTCCACACGaattaaatttctcacaaatGGCCAAGGTGTGATTCACTCAGTTACTACTAGGAAACATGGTTTCATCAATTACAGCACAAGTGCGAAAAAATTCAACTAATTGGTCCAGTACATGGGATTGGAGAAAAAGGTTCCACATTTTGGCCTCTTCCGTGTAATCAACAGTAAGAAATATGAACAATGGTAggttactttttcttttttgatgggGTGTAAATGCCTTTGTTGCTTAACACTCGAAGCATCCATGCACCACACCAAAATCCACCAACATTTATGAATAGACGAGTGAAAAACAAGAAGTTGGAAACCCCCCAccatttaaattaaaaaaaaaaaaaagaagaagaagaaaagaaacttgGACATTTGGTTCAAATTGTCGGAAGAGTAATTAAAGTCAAGTTGGCAATTGTAAGATTAAAGAATGATAAATAGAATACATtaccaaaaaatgaatgataaatagaataactcaaaCATTCCATTAACAACCATGTTGCAACATACACTTACAATAGAATAAGAAAGGGTTCTTTGAGCAAGCAGCACAAGGGAGCACACTAATAGGGTGCAATAGAACAACAAAGTACATAGGAGGAAATTTCATACAAGAAAGAGAGCCACAAGGTGCTAATGTATCCTAGTATGACTACTTAGAGTGTCAACAAATCCCAGCCAGACCAAGCCCGCTTGTGCCCAAATAGGGCTTGGGCTAAGTTTTTCAATTGCAAAGGTTGGCTTGGGAGCAAGGCCGACAACAATGCCTGTATACTACTTAGCTACGTCCTCATAGATGCTGAAACCAGATACCACAAGATCGAAAAACGGTAATGGTGGCACAAAAGCTCCGACCATATTTTTAAGCACACCTTTGGAGTACTCACTAGACAACCCTTGAAAAAGTCATGCATAATCCAAAAATCTCGTGAATTACCTTCTCACCTAGAACTATCCTCAAAGGCTAGGCCTTAGCTGATTTCATGGTTGAATGCACACTGGCCtctgaagaagagaagatagaaGCTTCGGAACCCAGCACCCAGTGGATGTTGCACGTGGACGGATCAAGCCCTAGCCAATCCTCAGGGGTTTTAAATCCAACTCGCTCTTCAGTTCACCTTTGAAGCCACCAACAATGAAGCAAAATATGAAGCATTGATCGCGGGGCTCAAATTAGCCAAATCGGTGCTAGCACAAGACCTTGCAACCCGCAACAACTCACAGCTAGTAGTAAACCACATAAACAAACAATATGAATCAAAGGAGGAACGAATGGTTAAATACCTGTCGAAAGTACAAAGCCTCATCAGTCAATTTGACACATTTGAATTACTCCAAGTACCCCGCACCCAAAATGCCTACGGTATACCTAGAGCAGATCGATGAGGAAGAAGTAgagtatgaaaaaaaaagaaaaaggtcttTAACTTCTGGCTTTGGTTCTCATGCTGCTAATGAGGTTATCAATACTAAAATTGTTAGTAAAACAAAGGTAAAAAAACTGTTGGTTTGAAGGCTGTAGGGAAGGAAGAATAAGAAATTGATTGGACTATGTATCTGCATCTAGTCGAGTCATTCCAGCCTCATAAACATTCTGCCAAAGTTCATAGTCGTATCCGAGCCAGAGTTGAAGGAGGAAGTATTCAAGCTCCGTAGCCACTCCTGATCCTTGGGAGAACTCATATATCTCTCCATAGCTTTCACCTCGACCTCCTTGAGTTCTAAAAGATGTTGCTCTTGAAGAGACTAGATTGCTATCTCCTAAGCAGAAACCTTCTTGCGAAGCTCCACTTGGAGCTCGATAGTCTCAACCTGAAGTGACTCCTTGGCCTTCACTATCTCACTCTTTTCAAGGAGTAGCTTCTTAACCTCCTCCTATAGCTCGGCACTCCTTCTCTCATGGGCCGCAGACCTGGCCTCCGCGGTGCTGCACTCCTTGCCAGAAGACTCTAGCTGTCCACTAACCTGTGCTAGCTTATCCCGAAGCTACTGAGTCTCCTACTCAGCCTTCCACATTCGAGTCATCATTTTCTCAAAACGGTTATACACCTCCATCAACCAGTAGAAACCCTATCAAAAGACAATATGTTAGCACAGGCTAAACCTGtgaagttcaaaaaaaaaaaaaaaactcacgtCGCAAATGTGCTGGTACATGAAGTCTAAGACGTGAGAGTCAGGTAGCTTTCGAAACTTATCCAAGTCAGGACATAACCGCCCTTTTTTGCCCCAAACATGGGCCACCTCCTTATCAGCAACAGAGGAGCCTTCTTCCAACAGGTTCAAGGTCGGAGGCTGGGGAGGACGGTATACTTAGAGCAACTAAACGAGGAAGAAGTAGAgtatgaaaaagaagaagaagagaaagattaGAGAAGTGAAGAACAAGATCAggaaagtgatgatgaagagggGGAGGATGACGATGAAGATTTTGTCAAGAAGGCTCTTCAAAGCACGGGGCCGTTCCAACTCTAAAGAAGTCTTCGGCAAAGAACTCTGCTATGCCTATTTCCCAATCTAAGTTTACCGCTCCAGTTAAGTGCACTATCAAGTCTCATGAGGAAGATGATGGCAAAGATtccaagagaaggaagaagaaggctaTGGACGTAGAGGAGGAGGATGCTGAGAATAAATCCAATGGTGACAATGTGAAGAAGATGCCTTTTCAGATGGTGTGGTTTGAGGATTATGAACTTGGGATCTTGAAAGGTATGCTTGATTACTATTCTCAGAAAGGCTCTGAAGCATATAACAATATGACTGACTTTCATGAATTTATTAAGAACACGTTCCATGTTGATGTCTCCAAAAATCAATTATCTGATAAAGTCAGAAGACTAAGGAAGAGGTTCATGAATAATGCATGCAAGGGAAAAGAGGGCAACGacctagttttctcaaaatcTCATAAAAATAAGGTCTTTAAGTTGTCCAAGAAAATATGAGGTGCTTCTGGCTCTGCTTCTCATGCTTCTAATGATGTTATTAATACTCAAACTATTAGTAAAGACAAAGGTAAAATCACTGTTGAGTCATTCCAAAACAGAGAAGGTTCCAGGGAAGGAAGAATAGGAAATTGATTGGACTATGTACCCACATCTGATCGAGTCATTCCAGCCTTATATGGACATTCTACCAAAGTTCACTACCGTATCTGAGCTAAAGTTGAAGGAGGAAGTGTTCAAGCATAGTAGGTACTCCTGACCCTTGGGAGAACTCACGCATCTCTCCACAGCCTTCACTTCAACCTCCTTGAGCTCCCAAAGATGTTGCTCCTAAAGAGACTGGATTGCCATCTCCTGGGCAGAAACCTTCTTGTGAAGCTCCTCTTGGAGCTCAATAGTCTTAGCCTGAAGTGACTCCTTAGCCACTATCTCACTCTTTTCAATGAGTAGCTTCTTAACCTCCTCCTCTAGCTCAACGCTCCTCTCGTGGGCCGCAGACCTGGCCTCCGCAGCTCGACACTCCTTGCTAGAAGACTCTAGATGTCCCTTAATATGTGCCAGTTGATCCCAAAGCTGCTAAATCTCCTCCTCAGGCTTCCACTTCAGAGCCATCATTTTCTCAAAATGACTGCACACCTCCATCGACCAATAGAAACCCTATCAAATGACAATACGTTAGCACAAGCTCAACATgcgaagttaaaaaaaataaaaaaggaaaactcaCGTCGTAGATGTGCTAG is a window from the Macadamia integrifolia cultivar HAES 741 chromosome 5, SCU_Mint_v3, whole genome shotgun sequence genome containing:
- the LOC122077930 gene encoding probable transcription factor At1g11510: MPISQSKFTAPVKCTIKSHEEDDGKDSKRRKKKAMDVEEEDAENKSNGDNVKKMPFQMVWFEDYELGILKGMLDYYSQKGSEAYNNMTDFHEFIKNTFHVDVSKNQLSDKVRRLRKRFMNNACKGKEGNDLVFSKSHKNKVFKLSKKI